TCTCCGGGATTCGATCCCGAACGTTTAATAATCTCATCTAAATGCATCGGTTCGGAACACAATATGTTAAAAATCTTATTTTCGTCGGGAGAAAGCTTAATACCTACCATAGTGTCAGAAGTGTCATCTTCCACCGGGAAAAGAGTGTACAAACCCATTTCCTCTAAAATATCTGCCGCGCTTTCCACCAGCTTGGCCCCCTGTTTAATTAACCCGTTAGATCCTTTACTCATGCGGCTGGAAATATTACCCGGCACAGCAAGAACGTCCCGGCTCTGCTCAAGGGCCACATCCGCGGTGATCAGGGCACCGCTCCGTTCTGCAGCTTCCACCACCACTATACAACGTGCAAGACCGCTGATAACGCGATTACGTACAGGGAAATGCCAGGCCTCAGGGGCAGATTGCGGGGGAAATTCACTGATCACGGCACCGCTCTCGATTATTTGCTGCATTATAATTTTGTTTTCAGGCGGATAAACTACGTCCACTCCACATCCCAGAACAGCAACAGTATATCCTCCTGCCCGCACAGCACCTTCATGGGCAGCGGTATCTACACCTCTGGCCATGCCGCTGACCACGGTTACACCTGCCCTGGCCAGGTCATAACCTAACTGTCCGGCCACTTTTCGGCCATACGCTGTGGATTTACGGGAACCCACCAGGGCTGCTCCGGGAGCAGTTTCCCTTAGCTCACCCCGCACAAATATACCAGGGGGAGGGTCAAAGATAGTACGCAGAGACTGAGGATACTTATCATCATGATAACATACAAATTCAATACCCTTACTTACTAATTGGTCATATTCACGCTCGATGTCAATATTCGCACGCCTTTCTATAAGCCTATTCGCTGCCGGAGACTTTAGGCGCAGTACATTGGCTAACTCACTGTCCTTTGCATACCAGGCATCTTTTAAAGACCCCAAGTTACTCACCAATGACCATACTCTGGCAGCAGATCCGGGCAATAAAAGCTGCCAGGCCAGCCAATACAATCTGTCATGCATAAAGATATCTCCCCCGCCATCCGACCCATGAATGTATCATTCAATGAACACCAAACACTGTCTAAGTTTTCTGGATCCTATTGGAATTTCCTGCTATAGATTTATATTTTGGTGCGGACACTGTTTTCCCCAGTTCACCTAAATCCTGCTTTTTAGTTAGCATTCCCTCCCAGGGATCATCTTTTAAACCGTGCAGTCTATTCTTGATGGTGCTCATCACATAGGCCGAGGAAGAGGCCAGGTCAGGCACTTCCTCCCACCTTAAAGGGGTGGAAATAGGTGCCCCGGGCAAAGGGCGCAGGCTGTAAGGAAAGGCCATTGTTTTCCCCCTGCCGTTTTGCAAATAATCAAGATATACTTTACCATAACGCTTGGCAACACTTCTTTCTATGGTAGCCTTTTCCGGATAGGCCTTGACCACAGACGCGGCAATAATCTTCATACACTCTGTTACTTCATTAAAACTTAACACCGGGCGAATGGGAACAAAAATATGCAAGCCGCTGGAGCCCGACGTTTTAACAAATGAGGTTAAATCATAATACATAAAGGCTTTTTTCACTAACAAAGCCACCTGGACAACATCCGAAAAATCCGTTCCCTCAGCCGGGTCCAGGTCCATAACTGCCAAATCAGGGAAATCCAAGTTACCTATAGTGCTCAGCCAGGCATGCATTTCAATGCAGCCCTGATTGGCAAGCCAGATTAAGATGGCGCTGTCGTTGCAAATAATATAATTGACAATCTTTCTCGTATGCTTGACTGAAAAGCTTTCTACCCAATCAGGTGCGTATGACGGACATTCCTTTTGATAAAAGAAAAAATCTTCAATACCATCCGGGTATCTTTTCATGACCAGGGGACGATTTTTAAGATAGGGCAAAATATGAGTAGCCATATCACTATAATATTTGATCAGGTGAGCTTTCTTAAGCCCGGCGTCCGGCCAAAACTCCTTATCCAGATTGGAAAGTTTTATTTCCCTACCGTTCACGATCACATTACTTTCTTTCACATAGCCCACCTCCATTTGTGTTCATATTTTTTGCAAACATTCCTGGTCGTAACCTCAGAAAAGCAAAAAACCGCCCCTGCGGGCGGAGAAAATAATTCCTGTATTCCTATAATGCTGTACATGCAGTAGGAAGCTTGTCACTGCGCAATCCTTTATATACAGGATGGCGCAAAAGCCCTTCCGCAGTTAAGGCCAAATAATTAACACTACAAACAAGTCTCGGTTTAACCCATAAGGCACCTTTACTTTCGGTAGGTGCAATTTCGAGTACAGGCTCTTTGACCTGTAGCCCTGCCAGTAGCTCTAAAATATATCGTTCTTCTTTTTGATCAAACCCCGTACCAACCTTCCCCTGGTAAACCATCTCAGAACCTCTATAGCCCCCTAAAAACAAAGCGCCTAATTCCCGGCCACCCTTACCATGCCGGTAACCGCAGATAACAAGGTCTGCTTCCCTGGTGTTTCTAATCTTCTTCCAGTGCACAGAACGCTTCCCGGGCAAATACGGGCTTCTAAGCCCCTTGGCCATCACGCCTTCCAGCCCTTTGGTCGCACAGGCGGCGGCAAAACCCTTTCCCTTTTCCAAAACGTAGTCAGAAATTAAAAGGTGGTCTTGCACCCTCACACCGTCCTGTAATATTTCTTTCCTCTCTATTAAGGCACTGGCAACTTTTGATTGACCACCGTAATATAGAATATCAAAAACCATAAAAACTGCCGGCCGTACAGCCGCCGCACGCCGAATCTTTGCCTTATCCTTAAGCCTACCGCGGGATTGCAGGCTGTTAAAAGAAGGCATTCCATCTTCAAGTACAATAATTTCTCCGTCCAGCACAGCAGGTTTTTGCCTTACTGCAGATTCCAGGCTCGTAAATTCAGGGAAGGCATCCGTCATGTCCTTACCATTACGTGATAACAACCGCACCTCCTCATTTAAATAACAAAGGCACCGGTAACCGTCCCATTTTATTTCAAAAAGATAATCCTCACTGTCAAAAGGTTCTGCAGGTACCGCCAGCATGGGCTTTAAAAGGGGCATGTTTAAAATTGTCATCGCATAAAAACCTTAGCCGCCCGCCGCTTTTTTCTTTCCGGCCTGCTTTCTGCTGTCCTTGCCCTTAGCCTTACGCCCCTTGCCGTTTTCCCCCTCTTTAGCTATATCAATACTGGCCTTTAAAGCAGACATCAAATCAACAACCTTATCAGTTTCCGGCCTGGCCGGCACTGCAACAGCCTCACCGGCTATCTTGGCCTGTATTAATTCCATTAGGCTCTTCCTGTATTCATTGGTATACTTTTGCGGTTCAAATTCCCCTGATAGGCTGTCAATCAAATTTACAGCCATTTTTACTTCATTATCATGAAGTTTAACTTTGTAATCAAGTTCCGGCAGCTGTTCACTATGCCGCACTTCATCCGGGTAATGCATGGTGCTCATCACCACCGCATTATCTGTTACCCGCAGCGCGGCAAGGGATTCTTTGCTTCTGATAATCACCCGGGCCACAGCTACTTTGCCTGTATCTGCCATAGCCCTTTTCAAAAGTTCATAAACCTTTTCGCCACCATCGCCGGGAGCGAGGTAGTAGGGGCGGTCATAATAAACAGGGTCAATATCAGCCAGATTCACAAAGTCCATAATATCAATACTCTTAGTACCCTCACCCGGCAGGTTCTCAAAGTCTTCATCCTTGAGCACCACGTATTTTCCCTTTTCGTATTGATACCCCTTAACCAGTTCACCCGCTTTTACTTCCTCGTCGCAATAAGGACAATACTTACGATACTGGACAGGATTTTTACATTTATCGTGCAGGTAATTAAAGCGTACATCTTTCTTTTCCGTGGCCGCGTACATTTTCACCGGAACATATACCAGGCCGAAACTAACCGCACCCTTCCACAAAGGCCGCAACCATGATCACCCCTTTTAAGATCTCAAGCTATGATGGAACCAAACAGCCACCGGCAGAAGCAGGGTAACCAGAGAAATTATAAAGGTTCCCACCGCTCCCCGGCGATTTTTATTTCTCCACGCCCACAGGCCGTAACTGGCACAGTAAACAGCGATGGCCATAACACTAAACATCACCAATACCAGTAGCATATTACCTCTCCTTTACCGGAGAACTTTCACGTAAAAGCCCAATTCTCCGAATATTAATATTAAAGTTAACGTTCACCTCAGCCTGCGGAAAAACTTTTAGCCAGTCATATTGTTCCCATTCGGGCCAGGTTAAAAACTTTTTCCTCGCCTCTTCCCCGAAGCCAAATACATCCGCGCTAAATTCCTCCTGTGTCTTTCTAAGTAGTCCATCCGCATCCCGTTGCAGTATTTGGGCAAAGGCATTCTCCACCTCATTGATTGCACCCGGCCGTTCATAGGCTATGTTACTCTGGATGGATAAAAACTCTGCATCCAAAGAAATCTCCACATTGATCACGGGGACCTGCCCTTCTAAAGATATTTCCACTGCCGGTCTCCTTTCCGCACGAGCCTCCAGCAAGATATATTCTTCAGGCACTCGGGGGTCCGGAACAGAAAAAATCCCCTGGTTAAACCTGCCATTGATCATTTCCATGACAGTGGTTTCATTCCCGGTCAACTCCCCCACCATGCGCCCGCCGTTAAAGACGGCAGTTCCCATCAAATCAATTTTGTTCCCGCCCTCCCGCGGTATTTCTCCGGCCAAATATTCACCTACACTTTCTTTCTTTCCAGCCTGATCTTTCTGTTTATTGCCGCCTAAGGCAGCCAAAATAGCAACGGGCTGCCGCGCCTCGGACTTGGCTGCATTGTAAAACTGGTGTACCTGGCTGGAAACAGGAAACAGGCCGGTGTATTTACTGGTCCCCACCAAAAGCTCTATATACTTGGCCGGGTTATCCTCCAAGATGGGCTGGGTATTTTTAACCAATTCTTCGGCCTTCCCCCGGCTTACAACCATAAAAGTGTTCCTTCTGAATTGGCGGTAGCGCACCAAGGGTGCCAAATAACGGCCCATGCCCTCCCTGGCCAATTCACTGGAAAATACAATTGCCTTGGTATGTTTAAGTGATGGTCGCCTCTCCACAAAGGTACCCAGCAAGTCTAAACCGGCCAGAATAGTGGGTGTTTCCACGGATACCACCATGGTTGACTTGGCCCCACCGCCACCGCCCCCTCCTTCGCCACCACCGGCAATGTTTTTGGGTACGGCAATTTGGGCCGTGAGATTAAGCTTGTTCTTCTCGCCTTTATCTACACCCAACGCCAGAATAAACGCTGATTCATCAACCTCCTGGTACCCCCAACATCCCGGGATGAGCAGCAGCATCAATAGTAACAGCGGCAGTTTAAGTATTTTCATCACCGGGATTCATCCCCTTCCTGCGCCATGTAGCCACGCCCAACAAAATTACCGGCAGGCCAAAAGTAGGAATCCAGCCCCACGTTCTTATAATCTTCTCATCAACAATTAAAGCGGTGCTTACATTAGAGGGAATAAACGCCACTGATATTATTATTACGGTTAACGGTAATATAAACGGGCGGTAATAAGGAAGTTTGAGTAAGCTGGTAGTAAGTGACAAAATGGCATAGGCCCCTATGGTAATTTTTAGAAGAGCTGCCAATGCCCACATGGGTAAAAATATTGGCTCAAGTCTTTGCACGAAACGGCCAAAATAAATTAGCCTCGCCATTTCAAAAGTAGGCAAGGGTATTTCTTTGGCCACGGGTACCGGAAAAGTTAACAGGTAAGTAACCACGGTAATGACCAGAATAGCGCCCGCAATTATTAAGCTGTAAAAACCCAGCTTCCACATGTTCCAATTTTGACCAAGGTTAATGCTGGGATAAATAATCGCTAATAGAAAGATTTCACTGGTGAGGGATATTTTCATGATGCCACTTCCCATCACCTCAGCCAATCCAGGGCCTAAAAGTGGTGCCATGTTATTTAAACTCCAATAAGGGGAAGTTGCTATAATGACTAAACCAAATAAAATGCCAATAAAAAGAAACGAAATCCGGGTACTTCGAGCTATAGCCTCGAGACCCAGGTAACATGCCACTACCACCCCTAAAAGTAACCCTGACATAGCCACGCTGATTGGAAGTTGAGGAATGGAAACTGTCAATGCACGCTCTGCAAATTGACGCAGTACCATCGTCTCTACTGCAAGGAGGAAGCTAAGGTAACCCAGGGCGAACAATATGTTCAAGTAGGGCCCCACCAGTTCCTCTCCTATTTCAATAATGCTTTTGCCGGGGTACTTGTCCATCAGAAAGGCAAGAGGCAAAAAAGCCAGCAGGCTAAAAAGTACCGCCACAAAAATTACCATCCAGGCTGCTGATAGCCCCAAATTAACCATAAATGCCGGGTAAGTAAGAAATATCTTGGCCGATATAAATACCACAGCCAGGCTTACCGCCTCGATGGGGCCTATGCGCTCTTTATTGATTGTCATCTGCATTGCCACCTTTTTCTCTGTTAATCCAGCGCCGGCTTATAGGTGGCTGACTCTTGATCTTACGGGGAGCAACGGACCCCGGGCGTTCCTCTTGCTGCCATATTGGCTTTCTCCAAATAATATCTGCACTCTCAGATTTCACACCCAGCGGAGATAAAAAGGGAACTCCGAAGGATTTTAAGCTGGACAGGTGGTTTAAATGAATAAAAAAGCCCAGCACAATACCGAAGAAACCAAACAGACCACCCATAATAATGTACAAAAACCGCACAGCCCTTATGGAAAAAGCAAGGGTATAATTTGGTACAGTGAAGGAACCAATAGCTGTGACAGCCACAATGACAATTAATATAGGGCTTACTACTTTGGCTGCCACGGCCGCCTGCCCCAGTATAAGGGCCCCCACAATACCAAGAGTGGGTCCTATTACGCCTGGAACTCTGATTCCAGCTTCCCTAATCAGTTCAAAGGATATTTCCATAATTAAAACTTCCACTATGGTTGGAAAAGGTACCTGCTCCCGCGCACCTGCAATGGCCATTAATAAGTCAGTGGGTATCATTTCATGGTGATACGCGTTTACAGCCACATAAATACCCGGCAAAAAGGTGGCCAAAAACACACCCACTAAGCGCAGCATACGCAGCAGGGAACCATAAGGCCACCTTAAGTAAGCATCTTCCGCACTCTGCAGTATCCCGAAAAGGTTCATGGGAAAAACAAGAACATGCGGTGACCCATCTATTAAAACAGCTACTTTGCCTTCAATAATATGATTTATCACCCTGTCCGGCCGTTCAGTGCTAAGCACCTGGGGGGCAAGGGCATATGTCTTATCCTCTATAAATTGTTCCAGAATACCGCTGGTACCCACATAATCAGTTTCCAGCATCTCAATGCGCCTTTTTGCCTCTTGTACCAGATCCCGGTTTACCACTCCGTCCAGATACATTATGCCGCAATTGATACGGTCCTTGTTGCCCACCTTGAATATTTCCGTCACCAGGTCAGGGGAATGAAATGCTTTACGAATAAGGGCGGTATTAACCCGGAAGGTTTCGTTAAATGCCTCATGCGGTCCCCGTACCACCATTTCCACTTCCGGCCTACCCACATTACGGTGCTCCCACCCCTTTGTTTCCATCACCAGGGCCTTATCTACACCTTCAATTAAAATTACTGTATCGCCGTTTAACACCCCGTCGATGGTTGCCCGCATGAGTTCAAATATCTCAACCTGATTGCCCGGAAGCAGCCTCTCGCGCACCACGTCTTGAAGATTACCCTCTTGTGCATCTAACCGCAGCCGGCTGAGGAGCATCAGAGGCTGCAGCACAGAATCATTCTGAATCGCTTTGTCAGTCATGCCGTCAATGTAGATAGCAAGAGCCCGCACGGGGTTATCCATGCCAATGGAAAAATCTCTAAATACCACATCATTGTTTTTAGGAAAATGGAAAACTCTTTTTAGATAAGCCACATCC
This genomic interval from Bacillota bacterium contains the following:
- a CDS encoding Ku protein, yielding MRPLWKGAVSFGLVYVPVKMYAATEKKDVRFNYLHDKCKNPVQYRKYCPYCDEEVKAGELVKGYQYEKGKYVVLKDEDFENLPGEGTKSIDIMDFVNLADIDPVYYDRPYYLAPGDGGEKVYELLKRAMADTGKVAVARVIIRSKESLAALRVTDNAVVMSTMHYPDEVRHSEQLPELDYKVKLHDNEVKMAVNLIDSLSGEFEPQKYTNEYRKSLMELIQAKIAGEAVAVPARPETDKVVDLMSALKASIDIAKEGENGKGRKAKGKDSRKQAGKKKAAGG
- a CDS encoding Ger(x)C family spore germination protein produces the protein MKILKLPLLLLMLLLIPGCWGYQEVDESAFILALGVDKGEKNKLNLTAQIAVPKNIAGGGEGGGGGGGAKSTMVVSVETPTILAGLDLLGTFVERRPSLKHTKAIVFSSELAREGMGRYLAPLVRYRQFRRNTFMVVSRGKAEELVKNTQPILEDNPAKYIELLVGTSKYTGLFPVSSQVHQFYNAAKSEARQPVAILAALGGNKQKDQAGKKESVGEYLAGEIPREGGNKIDLMGTAVFNGGRMVGELTGNETTVMEMINGRFNQGIFSVPDPRVPEEYILLEARAERRPAVEISLEGQVPVINVEISLDAEFLSIQSNIAYERPGAINEVENAFAQILQRDADGLLRKTQEEFSADVFGFGEEARKKFLTWPEWEQYDWLKVFPQAEVNVNFNINIRRIGLLRESSPVKER
- a CDS encoding DNA polymerase domain-containing protein; its protein translation is MEVGYVKESNVIVNGREIKLSNLDKEFWPDAGLKKAHLIKYYSDMATHILPYLKNRPLVMKRYPDGIEDFFFYQKECPSYAPDWVESFSVKHTRKIVNYIICNDSAILIWLANQGCIEMHAWLSTIGNLDFPDLAVMDLDPAEGTDFSDVVQVALLVKKAFMYYDLTSFVKTSGSSGLHIFVPIRPVLSFNEVTECMKIIAASVVKAYPEKATIERSVAKRYGKVYLDYLQNGRGKTMAFPYSLRPLPGAPISTPLRWEEVPDLASSSAYVMSTIKNRLHGLKDDPWEGMLTKKQDLGELGKTVSAPKYKSIAGNSNRIQKT
- the dprA gene encoding DNA-protecting protein DprA, which gives rise to MHDRLYWLAWQLLLPGSAARVWSLVSNLGSLKDAWYAKDSELANVLRLKSPAANRLIERRANIDIEREYDQLVSKGIEFVCYHDDKYPQSLRTIFDPPPGIFVRGELRETAPGAALVGSRKSTAYGRKVAGQLGYDLARAGVTVVSGMARGVDTAAHEGAVRAGGYTVAVLGCGVDVVYPPENKIIMQQIIESGAVISEFPPQSAPEAWHFPVRNRVISGLARCIVVVEAAERSGALITADVALEQSRDVLAVPGNISSRMSKGSNGLIKQGAKLVESAADILEEMGLYTLFPVEDDTSDTMVGIKLSPDENKIFNILCSEPMHLDEIIKRSGSNPGEVLSLLMYLEIKGAIKQLPGKMFVQE
- a CDS encoding spore germination protein: MLAKDNNCCYSLVFKKEAGPISVWQRLKETLTFQEPKGMSFELADTGNKTAGPGEDTGGYKDDGPAQTNQNEPGTSKEKERTVKSRGRSRGMRQPVRPVSGGHNQKDNVEKGTAQGKSEPVIDPGKLKVSGDLDQDVAYLKRVFHFPKNNDVVFRDFSIGMDNPVRALAIYIDGMTDKAIQNDSVLQPLMLLSRLRLDAQEGNLQDVVRERLLPGNQVEIFELMRATIDGVLNGDTVILIEGVDKALVMETKGWEHRNVGRPEVEMVVRGPHEAFNETFRVNTALIRKAFHSPDLVTEIFKVGNKDRINCGIMYLDGVVNRDLVQEAKRRIEMLETDYVGTSGILEQFIEDKTYALAPQVLSTERPDRVINHIIEGKVAVLIDGSPHVLVFPMNLFGILQSAEDAYLRWPYGSLLRMLRLVGVFLATFLPGIYVAVNAYHHEMIPTDLLMAIAGAREQVPFPTIVEVLIMEISFELIREAGIRVPGVIGPTLGIVGALILGQAAVAAKVVSPILIVIVAVTAIGSFTVPNYTLAFSIRAVRFLYIIMGGLFGFFGIVLGFFIHLNHLSSLKSFGVPFLSPLGVKSESADIIWRKPIWQQEERPGSVAPRKIKSQPPISRRWINREKGGNADDNQ
- a CDS encoding ATP-dependent DNA ligase; this translates as MLAVPAEPFDSEDYLFEIKWDGYRCLCYLNEEVRLLSRNGKDMTDAFPEFTSLESAVRQKPAVLDGEIIVLEDGMPSFNSLQSRGRLKDKAKIRRAAAVRPAVFMVFDILYYGGQSKVASALIERKEILQDGVRVQDHLLISDYVLEKGKGFAAACATKGLEGVMAKGLRSPYLPGKRSVHWKKIRNTREADLVICGYRHGKGGRELGALFLGGYRGSEMVYQGKVGTGFDQKEERYILELLAGLQVKEPVLEIAPTESKGALWVKPRLVCSVNYLALTAEGLLRHPVYKGLRSDKLPTACTAL